One Defluviitoga tunisiensis genomic window carries:
- a CDS encoding phospho-sugar mutase, producing the protein MRDYLAVYKTWLSSPYIDEIAKSELEAIKNNIDEIKERFYKDLEFGTAGLRGKIGIGSNMMNVYTVGRTTQALADYIKDYGIERCKMGVAIAYDVRHMSKEFAKLSALILAANGIKAYLFEDIRPTPVLSFAVRFLKTTAGIVITASHNPKEYNGYKVYWDKGSQIQDDIANGIVKKIEQIGYDFEKIKKISEDEALNKGLLQYISKEVDEEYIRRVKGLALRDKEIDKSICLVYTPLNGTGNYFVRRVLKDRGFKNVFVVKEQEHPDPDFKSVANPNPEYEVAFELAKRLGAEKNAELLLATDPDCDRVSMEVLDNNNKYIMLSGNITGALLVNYILESMKEKGTLKNNHVIIKSIVTGDLASRIAQKYGLTVFETLTGFKNICGKENELEEEGIYEFLFGFEESIGYVMGNFVRDKDGVISSMLITEMNAYYKSLNKNLLDVLENIYQEFGYELENNYSLILEGISGQERIKRIMKHFRNEFPKNISELKLQKYADYLEKKIYYFTDDNNISKIEDIVDLPKSDVLRFWFNDGSWYAIRPSGTEPKLKIYVYAFDKEKKQCEMKKNLIKKTIDDIISKII; encoded by the coding sequence TTGAGAGACTATTTAGCAGTTTATAAAACTTGGTTATCAAGTCCATATATTGATGAAATTGCAAAGAGTGAACTGGAAGCTATAAAAAATAATATAGATGAGATTAAAGAGCGATTTTATAAAGATCTTGAATTTGGAACTGCAGGATTGAGAGGAAAGATAGGTATAGGCAGTAATATGATGAATGTGTACACTGTAGGCAGAACTACACAAGCCTTAGCAGATTATATAAAAGATTATGGTATAGAAAGATGCAAAATGGGCGTAGCTATTGCCTACGATGTGAGACATATGTCTAAGGAATTTGCTAAACTATCTGCTTTAATTTTAGCAGCAAATGGTATAAAAGCTTATTTATTTGAAGATATTAGACCCACACCTGTTTTATCATTTGCTGTAAGATTTCTAAAAACAACTGCAGGAATTGTAATTACTGCTAGTCATAATCCAAAAGAATATAATGGTTATAAAGTTTATTGGGATAAAGGTTCACAAATTCAAGATGATATTGCCAATGGAATAGTCAAAAAAATTGAACAGATAGGCTATGACTTTGAAAAAATTAAAAAAATAAGTGAAGATGAAGCCCTAAATAAAGGTTTACTTCAATATATTTCTAAAGAAGTAGATGAAGAATATATTAGACGAGTTAAAGGTCTAGCTTTGAGGGACAAAGAAATAGATAAAAGTATATGTTTAGTCTATACACCACTAAATGGAACAGGTAATTATTTTGTAAGACGCGTTCTTAAAGATAGAGGATTTAAAAATGTATTTGTTGTTAAAGAACAAGAACATCCTGATCCTGATTTTAAGAGTGTAGCCAATCCAAACCCTGAGTATGAAGTAGCCTTTGAATTAGCTAAAAGACTAGGTGCAGAAAAAAATGCAGAACTTCTACTGGCTACGGATCCTGATTGTGACAGAGTTTCGATGGAAGTTTTAGATAACAACAATAAATATATTATGCTCTCAGGAAATATCACAGGAGCACTTTTAGTTAATTATATTTTAGAAAGTATGAAAGAGAAGGGAACGCTAAAAAACAATCATGTTATTATTAAGTCTATAGTTACAGGAGATTTGGCAAGTAGAATTGCTCAAAAATATGGATTAACTGTTTTTGAAACATTAACTGGTTTTAAAAATATATGTGGTAAAGAAAATGAATTGGAAGAAGAAGGAATATATGAATTTTTATTTGGTTTTGAAGAAAGTATAGGATATGTTATGGGAAATTTTGTTCGAGACAAAGATGGAGTAATTTCTTCCATGTTAATTACTGAGATGAATGCTTACTACAAAAGTTTGAATAAAAATTTACTAGATGTATTAGAGAATATTTATCAGGAATTTGGATATGAACTAGAAAACAATTATTCTTTAATTTTAGAAGGCATTTCAGGTCAGGAACGAATTAAGAGAATAATGAAACATTTTAGAAATGAGTTCCCTAAAAATATATCTGAGTTAAAATTGCAAAAATATGCCGATTATTTAGAGAAAAAAATTTATTACTTTACTGATGATAATAATATCTCTAAAATTGAAGATATTGTAGATCTACCTAAGTCTGATGTACTTAGATTTTGGTTCAATGATGGTTCGTGGTATGCTATTAGACCATCTGGTACAGAACCAAAATTAAAGATTTATGTTTATGCATTTGATAAAGAAAAAAAACAATGTGAAATGAAGAAAAATCTAATAAAAAAGACTATAGATGATATCATTTCAAAAATTATATAA
- a CDS encoding NCS2 family permease has product MSANKEKSIFERLFKLEENQTNVKTEILAGITTFITMSYIIFVNPAILSETGMPYNGVFIATIVSSILGTLSMAFLTNYPFALAPGMGLNAFFAYSVVIGMGVSWKTALGLVFIEGIIFIILSLTPIRKTLVNSIPMSLKTAISAGIGLFIAFIGLQNAKIVVADPSTLVTMGQLFSGPSLIAILGLIITAILFSLKIKGALLLGIIISTILGLFNGVTPIPEGIIALPKMSDWSTVLFKLDLHSAFSFEMIGVMISFLFVDIFDTAGTLIGVSQQAGYLKEDGTLPKADKAMLADAIATTGGALFGTSTVTTYVESASGVSAGGRTGLTGVVVSILFFLSLFFRPIIATVPSAATAPALIIVGVMMLSNILKIQWDDFTEVIPAFIAMITMPLTYSVSNGIALGFITYPILKLFTGKGKEVHWMVYLLCVLFILYFIWL; this is encoded by the coding sequence ATGAGCGCTAATAAAGAAAAAAGCATCTTTGAAAGGCTGTTTAAATTAGAAGAAAACCAAACTAATGTTAAAACGGAAATTTTGGCAGGTATTACTACATTTATCACAATGTCTTATATTATTTTTGTTAATCCCGCTATACTGAGCGAAACAGGTATGCCATATAATGGAGTTTTTATTGCCACAATTGTTTCGTCTATTTTAGGAACGTTATCGATGGCTTTTCTAACAAACTACCCATTTGCTTTAGCTCCTGGCATGGGACTAAATGCTTTTTTTGCTTATTCTGTTGTTATTGGAATGGGAGTTAGCTGGAAAACGGCACTAGGTTTAGTCTTTATTGAGGGTATTATCTTTATTATATTAAGTTTAACTCCAATAAGAAAAACCTTGGTTAATTCAATTCCAATGTCTTTAAAAACGGCAATTAGTGCTGGTATTGGTTTATTTATAGCGTTTATTGGTTTACAAAATGCCAAAATTGTAGTTGCCGATCCTTCTACCTTAGTAACTATGGGACAATTATTTTCAGGTCCTTCTCTAATTGCGATTTTAGGATTGATTATCACTGCAATTTTATTTTCTCTTAAAATCAAAGGTGCTCTTTTGTTGGGTATTATCATATCAACAATTCTTGGTTTATTTAACGGTGTAACGCCTATTCCTGAAGGTATTATCGCCCTTCCTAAAATGTCTGACTGGTCTACTGTTTTATTTAAACTTGATTTACATTCTGCATTCAGCTTCGAAATGATTGGTGTAATGATTTCTTTTTTATTCGTAGACATTTTTGATACTGCAGGTACTTTAATTGGTGTTAGTCAACAGGCAGGTTATTTAAAAGAAGACGGAACGCTTCCAAAAGCAGACAAAGCTATGCTTGCAGATGCCATAGCAACTACTGGAGGAGCCCTTTTTGGAACTAGCACTGTTACAACTTATGTAGAATCTGCTTCAGGTGTTTCTGCTGGAGGAAGAACAGGTCTAACTGGAGTAGTTGTATCAATTTTATTTTTTCTATCTTTATTTTTCAGGCCTATTATTGCTACTGTTCCCTCTGCTGCTACTGCACCTGCTTTAATTATTGTAGGAGTAATGATGTTATCGAATATTCTAAAAATTCAATGGGATGATTTTACCGAAGTAATTCCAGCATTTATAGCAATGATTACTATGCCTTTAACTTATTCAGTATCAAATGGTATAGCACTTGGTTTTATAACCTATCCAATATTGAAACTATTTACTGGAAAAGGAAAAGAAGTTCATTGGATGGTTTATTTATTATGCGTCTTATTTATTCTATATTTTATATGGTTATAA
- a CDS encoding bifunctional 5,10-methylenetetrahydrofolate dehydrogenase/5,10-methenyltetrahydrofolate cyclohydrolase, with product MYIDVKNILHELNEEIELLKSKVSHEPKLISLVVEPDPSTLSYLKTQKKTTKKYGVNLEIIESHNLEEDLNYYNEDKSVDGIFVSRPLPKRYSELDIARNINPKKDVEGVSFFNIGSMYYEEELFVPCTAEAVVKIIEENTKIQGKNVVVVGRSTTVGKPVAILLLKRGRDATVTVAHSKTIDLNEITQKADILVVAIGRANYIKQNFVKEGATIIDVGINVVDGKIVGDVSSEVVEKCEVTPVPGGVGSVTSLILIRNVFRAAINNSI from the coding sequence ATGTATATTGATGTTAAAAATATATTACATGAGTTAAATGAAGAAATAGAGTTACTCAAGAGTAAAGTTAGTCATGAACCTAAGTTAATAAGTTTAGTAGTTGAACCAGATCCTTCAACTTTATCATATTTAAAAACTCAAAAAAAAACCACTAAGAAATATGGAGTAAATTTAGAAATAATTGAGAGTCATAATTTAGAAGAAGACTTAAATTACTATAACGAAGATAAATCAGTTGATGGTATATTTGTTTCAAGACCTTTACCAAAAAGATATTCGGAATTAGATATAGCAAGAAATATTAATCCTAAAAAAGATGTTGAAGGAGTTAGTTTCTTTAACATAGGATCTATGTATTATGAAGAAGAGTTGTTTGTGCCATGTACAGCCGAAGCAGTTGTAAAAATAATTGAGGAGAACACAAAGATTCAAGGTAAAAATGTGGTGGTTGTTGGACGAAGTACTACTGTTGGTAAACCAGTAGCCATATTGCTACTAAAAAGAGGAAGAGATGCTACCGTCACAGTTGCCCATTCAAAAACCATAGATCTAAACGAAATAACCCAAAAAGCTGATATTCTAGTAGTTGCCATTGGAAGAGCTAATTATATAAAGCAAAACTTTGTTAAAGAAGGAGCAACAATAATAGATGTTGGAATTAATGTTGTAGATGGAAAAATAGTTGGAGATGTGTCAAGTGAGGTAGTAGAAAAGTGTGAAGTCACCCCAGTACCAGGAGGAGTAGGAAGTGTTACTTCCCTAATATTGATAAGAAATGTGTTTAGAGCTGCCATAAATAATAGTATTTAA
- the coaD gene encoding pantetheine-phosphate adenylyltransferase: MPKQDAAYPGSFDPITNGHVNIVERVGDRFDKIYVIVMNNPQKKYLFSLSERVEMVKRDFEHMQNVVVDVYDGLLVDYLKNHRIYNLIRGLRAVSDFEYELQMAHANKSLLPQLEVFFLMADTKYSFISSSMIKEIAQYGGDVSKWVSKFVEDRLKEKLLK; encoded by the coding sequence ATGCCAAAACAAGATGCAGCTTATCCTGGAAGTTTTGATCCTATTACTAATGGACATGTCAATATTGTAGAGAGAGTTGGAGATAGATTTGATAAAATTTATGTTATTGTTATGAACAACCCTCAGAAAAAATATCTTTTTTCCCTTTCAGAGCGTGTAGAAATGGTGAAGAGAGATTTTGAGCATATGCAAAATGTTGTTGTAGATGTATATGATGGTTTATTAGTTGATTACTTAAAAAACCACAGAATTTATAACTTAATAAGAGGTCTCAGAGCAGTAAGCGATTTTGAATATGAATTACAGATGGCACATGCAAACAAATCTTTATTACCTCAGTTAGAAGTATTTTTTTTAATGGCTGATACTAAATATTCTTTTATATCGTCTTCGATGATTAAAGAAATTGCCCAATATGGTGGTGATGTTAGTAAATGGGTATCCAAGTTCGTAGAAGATAGATTAAAAGAAAAATTACTAAAATAA
- a CDS encoding tyrosine-type recombinase/integrase, which produces MKDSSLDKLNNIQENEIDEYIDEFLSYLKFIKRRADSTIYEYRKILNKYKKFVLKYGLTRTCFLKYLEHISNLSQRTIKLRIVVLRSFLNYLYENGEISGNRYWKDANASVPSEIPKGLTEEQLEILFSVIDNEFDKIFFNLLATVGLRISEALHLRVDDIIFNKNYAELIIYGKGNKQRILKISKEYAEELVKFANGKEYLFSNKEDFPFTSRTMERRFKNYVIKANKKIEKLITDKKMNINYINATPHALRHTCAKRLLNSGKNIEEVRYILGHTTISTTGIYVRADNHSSLLDEI; this is translated from the coding sequence ATGAAAGATTCAAGTTTAGATAAACTTAATAATATCCAAGAAAATGAAATTGATGAATATATCGACGAATTTTTATCTTATCTAAAGTTTATTAAACGTAGAGCAGATTCAACAATCTATGAATATAGAAAAATATTAAATAAATACAAAAAATTTGTATTAAAATACGGACTTACAAGGACTTGTTTTTTAAAATATTTAGAACATATATCAAATTTATCTCAAAGAACTATAAAGTTAAGAATCGTAGTTTTAAGATCTTTTTTGAATTATCTCTATGAGAACGGAGAAATATCAGGTAATAGGTATTGGAAAGATGCAAATGCGAGTGTACCAAGTGAAATTCCTAAGGGATTAACAGAGGAACAATTAGAAATTTTGTTTTCTGTTATTGATAATGAATTTGATAAAATCTTTTTTAATTTGCTCGCAACTGTAGGTCTTAGAATTTCAGAAGCTTTGCATCTTAGAGTAGATGATATAATCTTTAATAAAAATTATGCTGAATTAATTATTTATGGAAAAGGTAATAAGCAAAGAATTCTCAAAATCTCCAAAGAATATGCTGAAGAACTTGTGAAATTTGCAAACGGAAAAGAATATCTTTTTTCAAATAAGGAAGATTTTCCTTTTACTTCTCGGACCATGGAGAGAAGATTCAAAAATTATGTTATAAAAGCTAATAAAAAAATAGAAAAATTAATCACAGATAAAAAAATGAATATTAACTATATTAATGCAACACCTCATGCTTTAAGACACACTTGTGCTAAAAGACTTTTAAATTCGGGCAAAAATATAGAAGAAGTTAGATATATTCTTGGTCACACAACAATTTCCACAACTGGAATATATGTTCGAGCTGATAATCACAGTTCTTTACTGGATGAAATATAA
- the eno gene encoding phosphopyruvate hydratase, translating into MFGGYYNEIFAVQAREVLDSRGNPTVEAMVLLSSGTKASAIVPSGASTGKFEALELRDGDPNYFLGKGVTKAVKNVNEIIAEEVVGLNAFDQVKVDKTMLELDGTENKQNLGANAILAVSMAVARAAAKSLGIPLYKYIGGVNAKVLPVPMMNIINGGEHADNNLDIQEFMIMPAGFSNFKDALRAGAEIFQHLKKLLKKEGHITSVGDEGGFAPNLNSNEEAIEYIIKAIQLAGYKPGEQVFIALDAAASEFYNEETKKYSIDGKEMSGNELSEYYINLINKYPIKSIEDPFDQEDWDTYSNFTAKVRNKIQVVGDDLYVTNVKRLQKGIEVNATNSILIKLNQIGTVTETLDAIELAYKNGMTAVVSHRSGESEDTFIADFSVGTNAGFIKTGSLSRTDRIAKYNRLLRIEENLGEVGEFRGLKAFYSIKNK; encoded by the coding sequence TTGTTCGGTGGTTATTATAACGAAATATTCGCTGTTCAAGCTAGAGAAGTTTTGGATTCAAGAGGCAATCCAACGGTTGAAGCGATGGTTCTTTTGTCAAGTGGAACAAAAGCATCAGCCATTGTTCCGTCAGGTGCGTCTACAGGAAAATTTGAAGCTTTAGAATTAAGAGATGGAGATCCCAATTATTTTCTTGGAAAAGGAGTAACCAAAGCAGTAAAAAATGTTAATGAAATTATAGCTGAGGAAGTTGTTGGACTTAATGCTTTTGATCAAGTGAAAGTTGACAAAACAATGTTAGAATTGGATGGAACAGAAAATAAACAAAATCTAGGGGCAAATGCAATTTTAGCAGTTTCAATGGCTGTAGCTCGAGCGGCTGCGAAATCTTTAGGTATACCTCTCTATAAATATATAGGGGGTGTGAATGCTAAGGTACTGCCCGTTCCTATGATGAATATAATTAATGGTGGAGAGCATGCAGATAATAACTTAGATATTCAAGAGTTCATGATTATGCCTGCTGGTTTTTCTAATTTTAAAGATGCACTTAGAGCAGGAGCTGAAATATTTCAACATTTAAAAAAGTTATTGAAAAAAGAAGGTCATATTACATCCGTGGGTGATGAAGGTGGATTTGCACCTAATCTTAATTCAAACGAAGAAGCTATTGAATACATAATTAAAGCAATTCAACTTGCCGGATATAAGCCTGGGGAACAAGTGTTTATTGCTTTAGATGCTGCTGCTTCTGAGTTTTATAATGAAGAAACCAAAAAGTATTCTATAGATGGAAAAGAAATGAGTGGAAATGAACTTTCTGAATATTATATCAATTTAATCAATAAATATCCTATAAAATCTATAGAAGATCCATTTGACCAAGAAGATTGGGATACTTATTCTAACTTTACAGCAAAGGTAAGAAACAAAATACAAGTAGTCGGTGATGATTTATATGTAACTAATGTAAAAAGATTACAGAAGGGTATTGAAGTTAATGCAACAAATTCTATTCTAATTAAGTTAAATCAAATTGGAACTGTTACTGAAACTTTAGACGCTATCGAGTTAGCATATAAAAATGGAATGACCGCAGTTGTTTCTCATAGGTCAGGAGAATCAGAAGATACATTTATTGCAGATTTTTCAGTTGGAACTAACGCTGGTTTCATCAAAACTGGTTCTTTATCAAGAACTGATAGAATTGCGAAATATAACCGATTATTAAGGATTGAAGAAAATCTTGGAGAGGTTGGAGAATTTAGAGGTTTGAAGGCATTTTATTCTATAAAAAATAAATAA
- the pyrH gene encoding UMP kinase, producing the protein MYKKILLKLSGEALSGEGKKGFDTNFSNYLVSELKKVYDLNVKIGIVIGAGNVFRGKELELEGFKTKMADQLGMLGTVMNSIYLKHFLDKNGFKSIVFSNTVNLPSVMPFKYDLVDFYFEQEYIVIFAGGTSNPLFTTDTAAALRAVEMDAEILIKATKVNGIYNKDPKEFPDSYKIDKISFSDAISQDIKVMDTEAFSICQRNKLPIIIINFFDKGSLLKAVKGEEIGTLVYPED; encoded by the coding sequence ATGTATAAAAAAATATTGTTAAAATTGAGTGGAGAAGCTCTATCCGGTGAAGGAAAAAAAGGATTTGACACAAATTTTTCTAATTATTTAGTTAGTGAATTAAAAAAGGTTTACGATTTAAATGTCAAAATAGGTATTGTCATAGGTGCAGGTAATGTTTTTAGAGGTAAAGAACTTGAACTTGAAGGATTTAAAACAAAGATGGCTGATCAGTTAGGCATGCTGGGTACCGTTATGAATTCTATTTATTTAAAACATTTTCTGGATAAAAATGGTTTTAAAAGTATTGTTTTTTCAAACACTGTTAATTTACCTTCTGTTATGCCATTTAAATATGATTTGGTTGATTTCTATTTTGAACAAGAATATATTGTCATTTTTGCTGGAGGTACCTCGAACCCGCTTTTTACTACTGATACTGCTGCTGCTCTTAGAGCGGTTGAAATGGATGCAGAAATTTTAATTAAAGCTACGAAGGTAAATGGTATATATAACAAAGACCCTAAAGAATTTCCTGATTCATATAAAATTGATAAAATTTCTTTTAGTGATGCTATAAGTCAAGATATAAAAGTAATGGATACAGAGGCTTTTTCTATTTGTCAAAGAAATAAACTTCCTATAATAATTATCAATTTTTTTGATAAAGGAAGCTTATTAAAAGCGGTGAAAGGTGAAGAAATAGGTACTCTTGTTTATCCAGAAGATTAA
- the glgX gene encoding glycogen debranching protein GlgX, producing the protein MENKSTKFKVSKGKPILGATINQKGVNFGVYTRNGSSVIIELYDHYFEDKPSFSYILDKKVNRTGDIWHVFIEGIGPGFTYGWRVDGPYEPYKGFRFNRNKLLLDPYAKVLSGEFDPLDVSIYGYEKNNPQLDLSFSLIDSASSNCKTVIWDTSNYNWGDDEHPRHSLNDLIIYEMHVRLFTINPNSQVNHRGTFYGIIDKINYLKELGVNAIELMPIFAFSMKDNSNINPITGEKLKNVWGYNPISFFSVTSNYRYGLKIGEEVIQFQDLVKELHKNGMEVILDVVYNHTAEGNELGPTLNFKGLENDVYYMLKDNKRYYENFSGTGNTINSSHYVVKEMIIESLRFWVSEMHVDGFRFDLASILGRDSKGNWIGDLSLLKDIADDPLLAGTKLIAEGWDAAGGYYVGNFPTGWAEWNGKYRDTVRRFVRGDQGTVADLATRIAGSPDLFEKRGRKPYHSVNLITSHDGFTMWDLVSYNSKHNEANGENNLDGVNENYSYNYGFEGETEDPNIIHLRKKQIKNFFTILMVSQGIPMILMGDEFCRTQYGNNNAYCQDNYISWVDWKRKEKFQDIFVFVKKLIEFRKHHCALRRDRFFTGRDISGNGMADITWHGINPFQPDFSYFSHSLAFMISGEDVITGCEQGDNDIYVALNSWINDLTFKLPILPSNKKWYRVIDTSQDFPNDFLDKPDPVLEDSYLVQSKSSIVLIGK; encoded by the coding sequence ATGGAAAATAAATCCACTAAATTCAAAGTTTCAAAAGGTAAGCCTATATTAGGCGCTACTATAAATCAAAAAGGAGTAAATTTTGGGGTCTATACTAGAAATGGTTCGTCTGTTATAATTGAATTATATGATCATTATTTCGAGGATAAACCTTCGTTTAGCTATATTTTGGATAAGAAAGTTAATCGCACGGGAGATATATGGCATGTTTTTATTGAAGGAATTGGACCGGGATTTACATATGGATGGAGAGTAGATGGACCATATGAACCTTATAAAGGATTTAGATTTAATCGCAACAAACTTTTATTGGATCCATATGCTAAAGTCTTATCAGGAGAATTTGATCCTTTAGATGTCTCGATTTATGGATACGAAAAAAATAATCCTCAACTAGACCTCAGTTTTTCTTTAATAGATTCTGCTAGTTCTAATTGCAAGACTGTAATTTGGGATACTAGTAACTATAATTGGGGAGATGATGAGCATCCCAGACATTCTTTAAACGATTTAATTATCTATGAAATGCACGTAAGATTATTTACCATAAATCCTAATTCTCAAGTTAATCATAGGGGAACCTTTTATGGAATAATAGATAAAATCAATTATTTGAAAGAACTCGGTGTAAATGCTATTGAATTAATGCCTATATTCGCTTTTAGCATGAAAGATAATAGTAATATAAATCCTATAACAGGTGAAAAACTTAAAAATGTCTGGGGTTATAATCCAATAAGCTTTTTTTCAGTGACTAGTAACTATCGGTATGGTTTGAAAATTGGAGAAGAAGTAATTCAATTTCAAGATCTAGTTAAGGAACTTCATAAAAATGGTATGGAGGTTATTTTAGATGTTGTATATAATCATACTGCAGAAGGAAATGAATTAGGCCCAACCCTCAACTTTAAAGGTTTAGAAAATGATGTCTATTATATGTTAAAAGATAACAAACGATATTATGAAAATTTTTCTGGTACTGGTAATACCATTAATTCTAGCCACTATGTTGTTAAAGAAATGATAATCGAAAGTTTAAGGTTCTGGGTCTCTGAAATGCATGTGGATGGTTTTAGATTTGATTTAGCTTCTATTTTAGGAAGAGATTCAAAAGGAAATTGGATAGGGGATCTTTCATTGTTAAAAGATATAGCTGACGATCCTTTGCTAGCAGGAACTAAATTAATCGCTGAAGGCTGGGATGCAGCAGGTGGCTATTATGTTGGCAATTTTCCAACAGGATGGGCTGAATGGAACGGAAAATATCGCGATACAGTAAGAAGATTTGTTAGGGGTGACCAAGGAACTGTTGCGGATCTTGCAACACGAATTGCTGGAAGTCCTGACCTTTTTGAAAAGAGAGGAAGAAAACCTTATCACAGTGTAAATCTGATAACCTCTCATGATGGTTTTACTATGTGGGATCTAGTATCCTATAACTCAAAACATAATGAGGCAAACGGAGAAAATAATCTTGATGGGGTTAACGAAAATTACAGTTATAATTATGGATTTGAGGGAGAAACTGAAGATCCTAACATTATACACTTAAGGAAAAAGCAAATCAAAAACTTTTTTACTATTTTAATGGTATCTCAAGGTATTCCTATGATTTTAATGGGTGATGAGTTTTGTAGAACTCAATATGGCAATAATAACGCCTATTGTCAAGATAATTACATTTCGTGGGTTGATTGGAAAAGAAAGGAAAAATTTCAAGATATTTTTGTTTTTGTAAAGAAACTTATTGAATTCAGGAAACATCATTGCGCATTGAGAAGAGATAGATTTTTCACTGGAAGAGACATCTCTGGAAATGGAATGGCGGATATTACTTGGCACGGTATCAATCCTTTCCAACCGGATTTTAGTTATTTTTCTCATAGTCTTGCCTTTATGATTAGTGGAGAAGATGTTATCACAGGTTGTGAGCAAGGAGATAATGATATTTATGTAGCTTTAAATAGTTGGATAAATGATTTAACTTTCAAGCTCCCTATATTGCCTAGTAATAAAAAATGGTATAGAGTTATAGATACTTCACAAGATTTTCCGAATGATTTTCTTGATAAACCTGACCCAGTTTTAGAAGATTCTTATTTGGTGCAATCAAAAAGTTCTATAGTTCTTATAGGTAAATAA
- the tsf gene encoding translation elongation factor Ts, producing MEVSIEKIKILRSTTGAGMLDCKSALEEADGDVDKAVEILRKRGAIKAAKKADRATKEGIVYSYIHHNEKIGVLLLLGCETDFVARTDEFHELAKKICFQIASMNPQWISREEVPEEVINKEKEIYAEELKDSNKPENVREKIIENKLEKFFQEQCLLEQEYVFGEGEKIKDLITELVAKVGENITIAKFARFAVGE from the coding sequence ATGGAAGTATCTATTGAAAAAATTAAAATATTAAGAAGTACTACTGGAGCAGGAATGCTAGATTGTAAAAGTGCCTTAGAAGAGGCTGATGGAGATGTTGATAAGGCAGTAGAGATATTAAGAAAAAGAGGTGCAATAAAAGCTGCAAAAAAAGCAGATAGGGCCACTAAAGAAGGTATAGTATATTCTTATATCCACCATAATGAAAAGATAGGTGTATTGCTCCTTTTGGGATGTGAAACAGATTTTGTTGCGAGAACAGATGAGTTTCATGAATTAGCTAAGAAAATTTGTTTCCAAATCGCTTCAATGAACCCTCAATGGATTTCAAGAGAAGAAGTACCAGAAGAAGTGATAAATAAAGAAAAAGAAATATATGCTGAGGAACTTAAAGATTCAAATAAACCAGAAAATGTTAGAGAAAAAATAATTGAAAATAAATTAGAGAAATTTTTTCAAGAACAATGTTTATTAGAACAAGAATATGTTTTTGGAGAAGGGGAAAAAATCAAAGATTTAATTACTGAATTAGTTGCAAAAGTTGGAGAAAATATTACTATAGCAAAATTTGCTAGATTTGCTGTGGGTGAATAA